CGCCGGGCGCCAACGGCTCGTCCGCTTACTTGTCGAGCGGGTCATCGTGCTGGGGGAGGACGTCACCATCGAGCATGCCGTGCCCCTCTCCGGTCGTTTTTGTCGTTTGCGTCCTGATGATCGACGTGTTCGCCTGTCTGCGGTGTGGAGGCAGGCTCACTCAGGGGATGGCCCGAGATGATGGGCCGCTCACCGACGCCCGAAGACCTCGTGGTCCCCATGCCCCGGCCGACCAACCGAGGCCCCCGCGTGGAGTTCGGCGGAATGCGGACGGACCACCACTCCTACAAGCGGCTGGTGAAGGACATGGAGGCGCTCGGCCCGCGGCACCGGCGGGGGGCATGACCTGCGCCGACAAAGAAAAAGGCCCCAGGTTCCAGAGAACCTGAGGCCCTGAAGAGTGGAGGCGGCGGGAATCGAACCCGCGTCCGAAAGCCTTCCGTCCTTTGACCCTACGTGCGTAGTCCGCGGTTTGTTACGTCCCGCAGGCTCCCACGGACGGGATCCTACGAGCCGGTCCTGGTTGATCTCACCGCCGAGAGTCCAGGCACCCTCGACGGCCAGCCCGCATTATGACGGTCCTACCCCACCCCACGGGCCGAGAGCGGGAGGACCGCGCACTAGGAACTGTTGTTAGGCAGCCAGCGCGAGCTCAACGTTGTCGTTGGCTTTTGTGTCTTTGTCGGTGGTTTTACGAGCGAACCAACAAGCTCGGCACGCGTCTCGAACTTCCATGCCCCCGTCGAAACCAGGTCGCCCCCTTCGGGCACTTCAACTTCGCTCACTTCCTCGTTGCTCCATTCACCTTAACCGCTGACGGCACCGGGTCAATCCTTCTGACGACCCCCGGTGTCGTTCTCCAACACCCACTTCCCACGCACGCCCGCCCGTGGGAATAGCAACCAGGCTGCTACGTTCTCCGGCCCCCACCTCGTGGGTGCTTCAGCGACATGAGAACGCGCATGACCCAACGCCTCCTTCCCCTCCTGCTCCTCTTGCTGGGAGTCGCCCTCCCGGCCGCAGCCGAGCAGGTCCCCGCTTCCCCCTTCTTCCCCTACCCCATGCAGGTCGACCGCCTCCCCAACGGGCTCACGGTCGTCCGCGTGCCCTTCAAGTCGCCCGGCCTCATCGCCTACCAGACCGTGGTGCGCGTGGGCTCTCGCAACGAGGTCGAGCCCGGCCGCACCGGCTTCGCCCACTTCTTCGAGCACATGATGTTCAAGGGCACGAAGAACTTCCCCGAGGGCGAGCGCGAGAAGGTCATCAGCACCTACGGCTTCGATGACAACGCCTTCACCTCCGACGACATCACCGTCTACCACTCGTACGGCCCCACCGCCGGCCTCGAGAAGCTCGTGGAGATCGAGGCCGACCGCTTCCGCAACCTCGAGTACTCCGAGCCCTCCTTCCAGACCGAGGCCCTCGCAGTGCTCGGCGAGTACCACAAGAACGCCGCCCAGCCCTACCTGAAGATCGAGGAGGAGCTCGGCCGCACCGCCTTCACCAAGCACACCTACGGGCACACCACGCTCGGCTACTACGAAGACGTCAAGGCCATGCCCCAGGCCTACCAGTACAGCCGCACCTTCTTCGAGCGCTGGTACACCCCGGACAACGTCCTCCTCTTCGTCGTCGGCGACTTCGATGACGACAAGCTCATGCAGGCCGTGCGCAAGCACTACGGCCCGTGGGATCGCAAGGTCGCCTCCGTCAACGTGCCCACCGAGCCGCCCCAGACCAAGGAGCGCTCCGTCCACATCGACTGGCCCCAGAGCACCCAGCCCCGCCACTTCCATGCCTGGCGCACCCCCGCGGCCCGGCTCGACACCGCCAACGCCGCCATCCAGGCCGTGCTCGCCGACTACCTCGTGGGCTCCACCAGCCCCCTCTACAAGGAGCTCGTGCTGGACAAGCAGCTCGCCCAGGACATCGGCAGCGACTTCGGCCTCCACCGCGACCCGCACCTCTTCAGTGTCGTCGCCGTCCTCCAGAAGGAAGAGAACCGCGCCGCCGTGGCCAGCGCCTTCAACGCCGCGGTGAAGGAGCTCGCCACCGGCAAGGTGGATGCCTCCCGCGTCGAGGCCATCAAGAGCAACACCCGCTATGGCCTCCTCATGGGCATGGAGACGGCCAAGTCCGTGGCCACCCAGCTCTCCGTGTACGCCGGCATCTACGGCACGCCCGACGCGCTCGCCCGCCACTACCAGAGGGTCTCCGAGGTGAAGCCCTCCGACCTCGTCACCTTCGCCAAGAAGTACCTCACCGCCGCCAACCGCACCGTGCTCACCCTCACCCCCAAGACGGCCGGAGGTCAGAAGTGATGCGTTCCCTCATGTCCCGCTCCCTCTTCCTCTCCGCCGCGCTGAGCCTCGGCGGCTGCGCCACC
This window of the Archangium lipolyticum genome carries:
- a CDS encoding M16 family metallopeptidase produces the protein MTQRLLPLLLLLLGVALPAAAEQVPASPFFPYPMQVDRLPNGLTVVRVPFKSPGLIAYQTVVRVGSRNEVEPGRTGFAHFFEHMMFKGTKNFPEGEREKVISTYGFDDNAFTSDDITVYHSYGPTAGLEKLVEIEADRFRNLEYSEPSFQTEALAVLGEYHKNAAQPYLKIEEELGRTAFTKHTYGHTTLGYYEDVKAMPQAYQYSRTFFERWYTPDNVLLFVVGDFDDDKLMQAVRKHYGPWDRKVASVNVPTEPPQTKERSVHIDWPQSTQPRHFHAWRTPAARLDTANAAIQAVLADYLVGSTSPLYKELVLDKQLAQDIGSDFGLHRDPHLFSVVAVLQKEENRAAVASAFNAAVKELATGKVDASRVEAIKSNTRYGLLMGMETAKSVATQLSVYAGIYGTPDALARHYQRVSEVKPSDLVTFAKKYLTAANRTVLTLTPKTAGGQK